One Podarcis raffonei isolate rPodRaf1 chromosome 3, rPodRaf1.pri, whole genome shotgun sequence genomic region harbors:
- the LOC128411635 gene encoding cAMP-regulated phosphoprotein 19-like: protein MSAESPEPASAEEQKEMEDKVTSPEKAEEAKLKARYPHLGQTPGGSDFLRKRLQKEQKYFDSGDYNMAKAKMKNKQLPTAAPDKTEVTGDHIPTPQELPQRKPSLVASKLAG, encoded by the coding sequence ATGTCTGCGGAGAGCCCGGAGCCCGCTTCGGCGGAGGagcagaaggaaatggaagaCAAGGTGACTAGTCCTGAgaaagctgaagaagcaaagttgAAGGCCAGATATCCTCATCTGGGACAAACGCCTGGGGGCTCAGATTTCTTGAGAAAGCGGCTCCAGAAAGAACAAAAGTACTTTGATTCTGGGGATTACAATATGGCTAAAGCAAAGATGAAGAATAAGCAACTCCCTACTGCAGCTCCTGATAAGACCGAAGTTACAGGTGACCACATTCCCACTCCACAGGAACTTCCACAGCGGAAACCCTCTCTTGTTGCTAGCAAGCTGGCTGGCTGA